CTGACCTGCTCCATTAAGTTTATCAGAAAATGAAGATTATGATAAGAAGTAAGTCTAATTCCGAACGTTTCATCCGTTTTTATCAAATGGCGGATGTATGCTCTGCTATAATTTTTGCAAGTATAGCAATCACAATTAGGATCCAATGGTCCAAAGTCGCGAGCGAATTTCGCATTCTTGACGACCAATCTTCCCTCACTTGTCATCAATGTGCCATTTCTGGCGATACGTGTAGGCAATACACAATCAAACATATCGATTCCACGGATTGCTCCATCGATCAAGGAATCCGGAGAACCCACCCCCATCAGGTAACGAGGCTTATCGCTTGGAAGCCATGGTGTAGTGAACTCCAGCACCCTGTTCATTACATCCTTTGGTTCGCCCACTGAAAGGCCTCCAACTGCGTAGCCAGGGAAATCCATTGAAACAAGGTCCTTAGCGCTCTGTTTTCTCAGCTCCTCATATTCACCGCCCTGGACTATACCAAATAATCCCTGGTCCTGCGGACGCTGATGTGCTGTCAGGCAGCGTTCTGCCCACCGTGAAGTCCTTTCGACCGATTTTTTCATGTAATCAAATTCAGCCGGATATGGAGGACATTCATCAAAAGCCATCATAATATCTGAACCAAGAGCGTTCTGGATTTCCATCGCTTTTTCCGGTGACAGGAAAAGCTTGTCCCCGTTCAGGTGATTGCGGAAGTGAACCCCTTCCTCTTCAATTTTTCTGAACTCACTTAAAGAGAAAACCTGGAATCCGCCAGAATCAGTTAAGATGGCACGGTCCCAGTTCATGAATTTATGCAGGCCGCCTGCCTCTTTGACGATTTCATGGCCTGGCCTTAGCCAAAGGTGATAGGTATTGCTCAAGATAATACCCGCACCCATTTGGACTAATTCCTCGGGTGACATGGTTTTGACTGTTGCCAGTGTACCAACAGGCATGAAGACCGGAGTTTCAAACGAACCGTGGGGTGTATGGACAATTCCCAGCCTTGCTCCTGTCTGCTTACAGGTTTTAATTAATTCATAACGGATTGCTGACAATGTTTAAGCTCCTTCCAGATGACGAAATTCATATAAGTGTTTATTTTTATAAATAAAATACTAAAGAATCAGCATCGCATCGCCAAAGCTAAAAAAGCGATACCTTTCCTCTACTGCTTTATTATAGGCATTAAGAACATTTTCCCGTCCAGCCAAAGCACTTACCAGCATGATTAGTGTAGACTTAGGCAGGTGGAAATTAGTAATCATTCCGTCGATCGCTCTGAATTCATATCCAGGATAAATGAAAATATTTGTCCAGCCATTTTCAGCGACAAATTTACCGTCATTAGAGGTGGCAATTGTCTCCAGTGTGCGCGTTGAAGTCGTTCCTACAGTAATGATCCGTCCACCCTGCTCACGAACGTTATTCAAAAGCAATGCCGTCCCTTCAGTCACCTGATAAAATTCAGAGTGCATATCGTGTTCCTCAATGGAATCGACGCTGACCGGCCTGAACGTTCCCAGACCGACATGAAGAGTAATAAAGGCGATATGGACTCCCATTTCCTTGATTTCTTCAAGCAGTTCCTCTGTAAAATGCAAGCCAGCCGTCGGAGCTGCCGCAGAACCTCTTTCTCTGGCAAACACTGTCTGGTACCTGTCCTTATCCTCAAGCTGCTCCTTAATATAAGGAGGGAGTGGCATTTCACCCAGCTGTTCAAGGACTTCGTAGAATATACCTTCATATGAAAACTTCAGATTCCTGCCGCCATGTTCAGCTTCACCGGTGCATACTGCTGTCAAAAGACCATCACCAAAAACAATTTTTGTGCCTTCCTTCACTCGCTTAGCCGGTTTAACAAGCGTTTCCCACTCATCTCCCTCAAGCTGTTTCAAAAGCAGCACTTCAATTTTGGCTCCTGTGTCTTCTTTCATCCCAAAAAGCCTTGCCGGAAGAACCTTTGTATCGTTCAGTACAAGACAATCGCCTGGCTTGAGATGATGTTTTATGTTTTTAAAAATATCATGTTCCAAGTTGCCCGATTCTTTATTTAATACCATTAGCCTGCTCTCCGCTCTTTGTTCCAGCGGGGTCTGGGCAATCAGTTCTTCAGGTAAATGAAAATCAAACAGATCTACTTTCATGATGTCACCCTTACTAAGTTTCTAATTTTGGCCGACTTTCTCATCTGAATCGGCCAATAAAGTAAAATATCGCTGATAAGATGATGCTTGCCAGAATGGATGTCACAATAGGGAAATAAAAGGTGGTATTACCTTTTTTTATGACAATGTCCCCTGGCAGTCTTCCTATATTGATGAATTGCATGATAAAGCCAATGATGAAGATGACTGCTCCGGCGATCATAATGAACTTCGCTGCTCCTGTCATCGTTCAGGCACCTCCATTTCAAAATGTCGGTAAACGGCCTCCGTTACAATTCTTCCTCTTGGAGTCCTCTGCAAAAAACCGATCTGCAATAGGTATGGTTCATATACATCTTCAATTGTCTGCGATTCTTCTCCAATGGTTGCAGAAATGGTCTCTAATCCGACTGGCCCGCCGCGGTATTTTTCAATGATGCCCTTAAGCAATTTATGGTCAATATGATCAAGGCCTAAACGGTCAACCTGCATGAGCTCCAATGCTTCCCGGGCAAGTGTTTCCTCAACAGCACCATTGCCTCGGACCTGTGCAAAGTCACGGACTCGCTTCAACAGACGATTGGCAATCCTTGGAGTCCCACGTGATCTTCTTGCTAACTCCTGGGCTGCAAGCCAGTCAATTTCGGTGTCCAGAAGCTCAGCTGTCCTAACCACAATATCAGTAAGCTGGCTTTCATTATAGTATTCCAAACGGCTCAATACTCCAAACCTGTCTCTTAATGGTGCTGACAGAGAACCAGCCCGGGTTGTTGCACCAACAAGGGTGAATGGAGGCAGGTCAAGCCTTACAGAACGGGCACTTGGCCCTTTTCCGATGACGATATCAAGGCAGAAGTCCTCCATTGCTGGATAGAGCACTTCTTCAATCGTTCTCGGAAGACGGTGGATTTCATCAATGAACAGGACATCTCCGGGTTCAAGAGCTGTTAAAATAGCGGCTAGATCACCCGGCCTCTCTATCGCTGGCCCTGAAGTTGTCCTTAGATTGACGCCCATTTCATTGGCGATGATTGCTGCTAATGTTGTCTTTCCCAATCCTGGAGGCCCATACAGCAATACATGGTCAAGGGTTTCACGCCTCATTCTGGCTGCTTCGATAAAAACTTCCAGGTTGGCTTTTACTTTATCCTGGCCGATGTATTGCCTGAGAGTCTGGGGACGCAGACTTTGTTCAAACGAAAGATCCTGTTCACCTGCTTCACTGGAGATGATTCGTTCTTCCATCCGTTTCTCACCTTCTTTTATGCTGGATAATCAAAACTGCTAATCAACAGAACCGTTGTCAATAAGCTTATTTTAACAGTTTTTGCAGTGCTTTCTTAATATATTGGTCTGTCGTCAATTGTTCCTTCTTTAAATCCGGTGTGATCTTGCGGATTTCCTTTTCCGAATAACCTAGCGCCATCAAAGCCAATACTGCCTCGTCAAACTCATGTGACTGGGAAATGGTTGCAGCCACCTCGTCCGCATTGAATAGATTTGGAAAGTAATCCGGTACTAGGTCATGAAGTTTCCCTTTCAAATCAAGAATCATTTGTCTGGCAGTCTTCTTGCCTACTCCAGGGAATTTGACAAGGAAGGATTCATCTTCATTTTCAACCGCCTGGACTACCTGGCCCGGTTCTCCGGAAGCAAGTATAGCCAGTGCCCCTTTCGGACCGATACCAGATACGTTCAGAAGCCTGGTAAAAAGCGCCTTTTCTTCCCGCGTCTTGAACCCGTAAAGAGAAATGAGATCTTCACGAACATAATGATATGTAAAAATACGAATCTCTTTGCCTGCGTCTTTTGTGAATACAAATGGATTGGGTGTCATGATTTGATAGCCAATACCGCTGTTTTCAATCACTATATATTCAGGACCGACAAAATCGACGGTACCTTTTATGAACTCATACAATACTCTCGCCCCTCTGCTTTGCTGTAACTCATTTTAACATACTCTATTTAAAGGTATGAATAAAAATATACAAAAAGGCGAACATATGATCATTTTTCTGTCTGATTTCAAAGGATGCCTCCCAAAAAGCCGCTTGAACACAAATAAGAGCCAGTCATCCCGGCTCTTCAATGTCTTTCCTGGACCGTATATGGTTTAAAAGTCTCCAAGACCTCTTCATAGCATTTTTTATTGCGTATTGGAATTCCCTTTTTCAATTGGTCCCGCTTGATGCTTTCAAGTTTGCCGAGATCGATTTGAAAGAAAGATTGGATGATGTTCGAGCCGTCAGGCCTTCCATTAAAAATAGTCAAAACCCCTTCATCTGAAAGACCGAAATATCCATTTGACTTTAGAAGCGGCGATATATCATCAATGCCCTGCCTGAAAACCGCCTTATTCGCTTCCATCTCAACAAGCTGCCACTTATCATATTTGGCCCAAAAATCCTCCATTGACCAAATAGTTTCCTCGACCTTTTCCTCACTCATTTCGCCATCCAGATAAATCCTTTGCAAAATGATTGTCACCTTAAGAGGTTCATTGATTTCACGGACTGCTTCATCAGGCTTCTCAGCATGAACCGGCTCTGTCTGAAATACTGGACCATTTCCCGATAGACTGATAAGGAGCATAACAGCTGTGCTGAACGCTTTGATTAGATTTATTGAAGCCATTGCCGTCCACCTCTCTTTTGCCAAAAAGTGTTGAAATTCTTTTACACTACTAGTGTAGCCAATATACACTAATTTATCCTCGGCTGTTTTCGCGTTGAGGTTTGCTTTTAAACACAAACTTTGAAGGGCATTATTATAAGAATGTGGGGCTCCTTTGGAGAATAGATCTTAATACGTGATGATAATACATGTAAAAACTCGTGAAGATCTTGAATTAGTATTCTATAATGTGCGGATAAATTTGTTTCCGCCATGGTTATCATTACATTAAAGCATTTGTTGTGCGGATAAACTTGTTACAGCAATGGCTATCGTTATATAAAAGAAATTTATATGTACATAACTTTTGATTAGCCGCGCGGGTCTTTAAAAAACTATTTTGTGGATCAGCTAATTATCAGCAAATAAAAGTATGTTATTCAAATAATACTTGTCACTCTTTTGACATGAAAAAAGAAGGCGAGATATAATCTGCCTTCTTTTACTATTAAGGGTTGATGTTGATGCTTTCACGCGGATTTCCATTTTTTCGATCATAATCAATGTTTCTTGTCCGGCTAATGGTTCCGTCATCTTCAATGATACGCAAATCTCTTCCTTCGGTATATGGACGGACCGCGTTTTTAATTTTCTTGTCTGTCTGTTTTTTGAGCGACTTATCCTTATAGGTTACGGCAATTTTAACTTCCCGGCCAAATAAAACTGACCTTACCTTATCGACATTATCAACAGACTCAGCGGCAAGCCCGACCTTACGGGCCAATTTGTTATCTTGTTCACTATTGGTATAGATCCCGGCCTTGCCGCTCCCCTTGTGCTCACTTAAGTGTCCATGGTAATTTAAATCACCGCGGCTGTATTTATTGTCTTTTTGGAAGAAATTATGATCATGGTCAGAACGCGGGACAGTTGGGTTGGGAGGGTTGCCATTTTCATCCCTGGATTGAAGCATCTTACGTTTACGATTCTCTTCGGCGGCTCCCTCTTTGCCGAAATTATGGTCAAAAATCTCAGTAAGTGCACCTTCCCTGTCATCCATTGAATCAATTTCATTCCCTTTTTCATTTGAATAATAGCCAAGCGGTTGACCCTGGTTCCTATTCGTCCCTTGAATCGCAGCCTCGTTATCCCCATTACAAGCCGACAATCCTATCGTAATCAGTGAGGCTATGGGAACGAGCAACATTTTCTTGTTCAAACAAACAACCCCCATCTTAGCTAAAATGAGCTTTCTTTCATGCTCATTATTAGAGTGCGGATGGGGGTGGATTTTCATTCTGACAGTTACGTCCAGAACATTTTTAAAACTAAAGTATGGATTTAACTTCTTGCTGGAACCTTTTTCTTTTGTGGAACTGGTTTACTGTCATTTCAATCACCGGGGCCAAACTAATTGGGGTTATGTGCTTCCTATCTCTAAACAGCCGGTTCCATTCCCTAAGAATATCCGCTGGATACAATAAACCATATAAAAAGGCTTCATGATCCAGCCATATTTTCAACTGACTGATCTTTTGAAGAGCGTCCAATTTCCAATCCAAAAATGGCAGGATTCGATTGGCATACTGCAGCATATCATAGGCTCTCGGGCCCACGCTGATCAAATCATAATCAATCAGGTACAGCTTTCCATCCTTTGAGCGAAGAAAATTATGGTGGGCAACATCTCCATGAAGAATGGCGGGCGGTTCCTGCTCTAATTCTTGTTTCACACGGTCAAAGTATTCCAATGAACATTCTGCCCATTCGATTACTTTATCGGATATATTTCGATTCACATAAAAATGCACTGCATGCAGATTAGAAGTGAACTCATTATTTCGGTGATGCCATTTTCTCGCCAAATCCGCTTTTGGAAGCATCCCTGTATAGGATGCCACAAAGTCAGAAGTATGGTCATGAAAATGGCTCAGCAGCTCAATCCCTTCCAGTCTGTCTGCAGATAACCCATAGTCAAACCTTTTCTGGTGATGGTCTAAATATTGAATACAGCCATAATATACACCCTCAAAATGAAGAGGATTTTTGTTCATCCTTAAAAATCTGTATGACTGGTCAAATCCGGATTTCTTTAAAGAAGAAGCAAAAGCCTCCTGTATCTTTAATTTCCGTAAGTCATTAAATCCTTTTAAAATAAACCGGCTGTGTTCAGCTTCAACAAAATATACATTTCCCCTCAATGGTTTCATTCTAACAATTTTTCCGTCCAGTTCGCTGTTTAAATAAGAGAAGAGACGATTGAAAAAATAATCGTCTCCGCCTCTCCGGATGTTAATATTCATTGCTCTCTTCTTCATCAAATCTTGGCATCGGCATAGCGTATCCTCCACCCATTGGTCCTGCTCCATAAGGATCCATGAATCCCTGTGGCCCCATGCCCGGTTGGTAGCCGTAATGAGGCTGAAGCGGCATTCCATGGGCTGCCGGATAACCATGATGCATCATATGGTAAGGATGCATTCCTGGCCCCATCATTCCATATGGGCTGCTCATAGGCCCGCCACAGCCGCAATCTCCGCCTCCTCCTTGAACTGCCTGCTTAGGCATCATTGGGGGCTGCATCATTCCTCCGACTTGCGGCATTTGGTTATCCATCATGCCGCCTACCTGTGGCATCATTGGCATTTGATCTTGCATCATTCCGCCCACTTGTGGCATCATCGGCATTTGATGCGGCATTTGTCCTTGTATCATTCCTCCGACTTGCGGCATCTGGTTATCCATCATGCCGCCTACCTGTGGCATCATCGGCATTTGTCCCTGCATCATTCCTCCGACTTGCGGCGGCATTTGATTTTCCATCATTCTGCCCACTTGTGGCATCATCGGCATTTGATGCGGCATTTGTCCCTGCATCATTCCTCCGACTTGCGGCATTTGATTTTCCATCATGCCGCCTACTTGTGGCATCATCGGCATTTGATGCGGCATTTGTCCCTGCATCATTCCTCCGACTTGCGGCATTTGATTTTCCATCATGCCGCCTACTTGTGGCATCATCGGCATTTGATGCGGCATTTGTCCTTGCATCATTCCTCCGAGTTGCGGCATTTGGTTATCCATCATGCCGCCTACTTGCGGCATTTGCGGCATTGGCATTTCTGAAGATTCATCAACCGTCATACCGCCTACTTGCGGCATCATCTGGTTATCCATCATCCCGCCTACTTGCGGCATCATCTGGTTATCCATCATCCCGCCTGCTTGTGGCATCATCTGGTTATCCATCATCCCGCCTACTTGCGGCATATAAGGCATTGCCTGTGGGTAACCTTGGTAAGGAATGCATCCCGGTCCAGGCAGAACTGGTGAAATTGGCACACCATGGAATGTCGGGCCGGTCATTTGCGGTGCGACTTGAAGTGGCATGTTTTCACCCATTACCGGGCTTAATGGCATTTGCATTTGAGCAAAAGATGATGATTCCATTTCCTCTGCTGGCAATGCCATATTTGGCATCATACCTTGAGAAACCCCCTGCACTTGAGGATAAGTCATTTGCTGAACTCCAGGATAACCATATGCAGGCCCTGTCATAGAAGGTGCCCCTGGATAACAATTATAAGGATAAGGAATCATCGGCTGCTGAAAACCTCCTTGAACGAATGGCATCATTGACGGTGATTCATCCATGTAGTCATTCTTTTCAATTTTTATCTGTGGTTTAACTTCTGACTTCACGCTCGGTTTCACTTCTGCTTTTAGAGGTATAGGCTTTACCTCCGGTTTCACCTGCGGTTTGACTTGCTTGGCAGGGGCCTTAACTTCTGGCTTTATTTCTGGTTTGACTTCTGGGAAAATGTTTTCTGGCTTGGGCGGGAGCTGTGGCTTAGGCTGTGGTATAGGCTGCGGCTGTGGCGGGAGCTGCATATTAGCCATGTTCATCATATAGTAATTGTTAATATCGATCTCAGGTTTAATTTGAACCGGCATTTTAGGTTTATATGGTTTTACTTGCTCTTCCTTTTTAACAGGTTTAGGCATTTCCATTTTCGGCTGTTCCTTAACTGGAGCCTCTTTTGGTGCTTCCTTTTTCACTTCTGGAATTGGCATCGGTTTCTCTTTGGCAATCGGCATTTCCTTCTTGCCACCCATATTGATTTTTGCTTGAGGCGTCCCACCGGCTATTGGAGCTTCTTTCTTTATTGTCCCTCCACCAGTCGGAACTTTTATTTTCATACCGGGCATAATCATATCAGGGTTGCTGAGCTGGGTGTTCATCTTTTTCAGCTCTTCAAAGTTCACGCCGTACTTCTTGGCGATCTTCCAAAGAGTATCCCCTTTCTGTACGATATGGATTTTCACTCTGATTCCCTCCTATGGCATAAGTCCATATATTCTATGTTGGTGTGGGCAAATTGCTAACAATCTTCAAAAAAACTTATGCATCTATCTAAATAAATATGTTTTTCCCACAGATAATAAGCTTTTCCCATAAAAAAAATCCTTCCCTATCCGGGAAGGATCATCAACATGACTGATCTAGCATGCGTGTCAAGGCAAGCTGAGCGTTTCTTGCTGTATTTTCTTCTACTCTTATTAAATTGTTTTCCAGTCCCTCATTCACACTATCAAGACTCCAGGCAAGATGCTGCAGGTCGATTCTGTTCATTGTTAAACATGGACACATATGTGGGTTCAATGAAATGATGTGCTTATCAGGATGTTGTGATATTAGCCTGTTCACCAAATTCATTTCTGTCCCGATTGCCCATGATGAGCCTGCAGGTGCCGCTTCTATTGCATCAATAATGTAATTAGTCGATCCTGCCATATCAGACAGTTCCACTACTTCTCGGCGGCATTCAGGATGCACAATGATTTTCATATCCGGGTCTGTTTTACGGACCTCTGATATGTTTTCCACTGTAAAATTCTCATGAACCGAGCAATGTCCTTTCCAGAGAATTACCTTTACTTTTTCAAGAGGGCCATCATACTCAAGAATGTTTTCAATCGGATTGTAAATAGCCATTTCATCAAGCCCGATTCCGATGTTAAAAGCTGTATTCCTGCCTAAGTGCTGATCAGGAAGGAAAAGCAGCCGGTCTTTTTTTGAAAAAGCCCAGCGGACCATCTTCTCAGCGTTAGAGGATGTTACAGTCGCACCGCCGTTTGCCCCGACAAATGATTTAATTGCTGCAGTAGAGTTGACATACGTCAAAGGCAAGATGGTATCTCCAAACAGTACCTGAAGGAACTCCCAGGCTCTTTCTGTCTGATAGATATCTGCCATGTCCGCCATCGAACAGCCGGCTCTCATGTCCGGCAGGTAAACCTTCTGATTTTCGGTTGTTAAAATGTCAGCCGTCTCCGCCATGAAATGAACTCCGCAAAAAACAATATGCTCTGCTTCCCTGTTCTCGGCAGACAGCTGGGCGAGCTTTAGTGAGTCACCTGTCGCATCGGCAAATTGAATGACTTCATCTTTTTGATAGTGATGTCCGGGTATGAACAATTTTTTGCCCATTTTTGCTTTGATACCCTTGATCAAATCCTCAAGCTCCTGCACCGACTTATTTCGGTACTTATCAGGAAGCATCCTGGATTTAGCTTCGAGCGCCTCCAATAAATTCATAATGTGCATCCCCTTTCATTTCAGCCTTTACTTTTGCGCTAATATCCATAGATTTTACAGAGTGCGTGAGGAATCCTAGAGATATATAATCCACTCCGCAATTCCTGTAACTATTGAGAGTATTGAGTGTTATACCACCGGAGGCTTCTGTTACTATGCCTTCCGGGACATAGTCAATCCATTCTTCAATTTGTTCCGGTGTTCTGTTATCGAACATAATGCAATCAACCTTGGCCTCGATTGCTTCCAGAAGCTGGTCTTTTGATTCGATCTCTACCTCCACCTTCACCATATGCCCAAGATTTGACCGCACTGCTTCAACTGCATTGCGAATTGAACCGGCGAAGGAGATGTGGTTATCCTTGATCATTACTGCGTCATATAATCCGTAGCGATGGTTGAATCCGCCACCGCATCGAACTGCATACTTTTCGAGCATCCGAAGGCCCGGTGTCGTTTTACGAGTGTCGCAAATTCTCGTGTTTATACTGTCCAATGCTCTTACAGCTTCTGCAGTTTTCGTTGCAATCCCGCTCATTCGCTGTACGAGGTTCAAAACGACTCTTTCCGCTTTTAGCAGTGAAGAAACCTTGCCAGTTATAAATGCCAATTCCTGACCTTTGCCGACTTTTTCACCATCTTTCACCTTCATGATAACCTGGCTGCTTTCATCCATCAGCTTGAAACCAATATTGATGATCTGCTCTCCGCAGAAAATCCCTTCATCCTTTGCTATTAAAACGAGACTTCCTCTGCTATTGTTTCCGAAAATCAATTCACTGGTGACGTCCCGCTCTCCGATATCTTCAATAAAAAATTGTTCAAGTAGCAAGCGCAGTTTGATTAAATTCATGCTTACCATCCTTTACGTTTTTTCGTTGATGGATGATTTGTTTTTTCATCCAGTTGGCATTATCTTCATTAGGAAAATCTTCCCGAAAATGGCCGCCCCTGCTTTCTGTCCTCTCCAAAGCTGACCGGGTGATCAGAGATGCGGCAATATACATAAACAACCTGTTTAATGTTGATGGCGATAGGTGATCAATTGCGGCATCAAGCCACCTTTCCAGATTGAATTGCGACAGCCACTCAGCCTGGGTCATGAGCAGTTCCTTTGTCCTGACAATCCCCGTACGGTTCATCATTGTATGTTTCAAAATATCTGGCTCTGGCAGTTCACCATTGAAGAAGTTTTTTTCAGGAATATGCAGATTGTTGATGGCATCCCTGTATGCCTGAGTGCCGTTGATCCATTCAGCTAGCTTTCCTCCGACAAACATGCCTTCCAATAAAGAATTGCTGGCTAATCTATTCGCTCCGTGGATACCGGTACAAGCTACTTCACCGATTGCATATAATCCCGGGATGCTCGTTCGTCCTTGCAGATCAGTCTTGACCCCGCCCATGACAAAATGGCTCCCAGGTACAACAGGAATGAGATCATTTTCTATTTCTGTCCCATGATCCCTGCAAAGCTTACTGACCGTTGGAAATCTTGAGCCAAAATCCCGGATGGAGGATATATCAAGGAAGACTTGTATTCCTTTTCGGGAGTAATCATAAATGGTTTGCGAGACAATATGCCGCGGTGCCAGGTCCTTTAATGGATGAATGCCTTCCATAATCCTTTTTCCTTCTGCGGTGACAAGGACTGCCCCTTCTCCCCTGACTGCTTCAGAAATAAGGCCACGCGTCTTTCCTGCTACATAAAGCAATGTGGGATGGAACTGGACAAATTCCATATCGGCCAATTCAGCTCCGGCTCTATAGGCCAGGGCAATCCCATCCCCAGTAGCAGTTTCTGCATTGGAAGTGTAGGCGAATACCTGACCGCAACCCCCTGTCGCCAGAACTACATGGGGTGCAGCATATATTTCATTCCTTCCATCAGGAAGCTTCGCCTTCACTCCGATACATTGAGTTTCTTCTTTGTTTAAAATCAAATCATAAACGAAAGTGGATTGTTCGATAGAAATGTTGGCCTCTAGCCTTTCAATCAAGAAATCCACCATATGCTTCCCGGTCTCATCCCCGCCACTGTGGACGATTCTCTTTTCGCTATGTGCTCCTTCCATTCCCAGAAGCAGCTTTCCTTTACCATCATCATCGAATCGGCACCCTGACTGCCATAATCCTTTAATAAGCTCCGGTGCCTTTTGGGTCATTTCCAAAACGGCTTCCGCGTCATTATGGTGGGCACCCGCTTCTAACGTGTCGAGATAGTGTAAGTAAGGATCGTCACTTGGAGCAATTGCCGCTGCCACCCCACCCTGGGCGAGATAGGAATTTCCTGTAGTCAGCTTCTCCTTTGTGAGAATAATCACATTTAAATCCTTCGTTAACTTATTGGCCAACTGCAATGCGGCAATACCGCTGCCAATAATAATTACGTCATATTGTTTCATAGATTAATAGCCTCCTGGATTAACAGGTGTCTTGACATCTATATTTACACAGTTTTACACTATTGACAAGAACTTTTATTTTTTATAGGTCGAGGCCTTGCTATTGAAAGTCATCCCTTGGTATTCAGCAGGGATATATTTTTCTCGATGGAACCTGATAGTTAGTTTGAGGTTAGATTAGAACTGTATGTGATCGGTTTCCTTATCCTGGACTGAGACCGGAAACATATTTGGTGTTTATGTGACCGGTTTTCTCTAATGAACAGAAACTGGGAACATATTGCCGTATAAGGTACCAAAATTCGAATTCAGGAGGGAACCTATGAAATATTTCGATTACGCAGCAACCTGCCCGCTTGATCGGGAGGCTGCCGATATTTATATCAAGGCATCGACTGATTACTTTGGGAACAGCCAGAGCCTTCATGAGGCAGGGAGTGCGGCTGCCAATCTTCTTGAGAGCTGCAGACAGGAATTTTCACGCCTGCTTGATGTGGAAGAAGCAGGAGTTTATTTTACAAGCGGGGGTTCGGAAGGGAATCACCTTGGAATTATGGCTCTGCTTTCGGCAAAAACAAAAATGGGCAATCATATTATTACCGGAGCTGCGGAACATTCCTCCGTTTATAACCTGATGAAAAAGCTTGAGGCGGAAGGATGGGAGGTCACATATCTCCCTTTGGACAGAGACGGATTAATCAAGATTGAAAGTTTAGCACATGCCGTCCGGCCGGAAACTGTGCTAGTTTCTATTCAACATGGCAACCCAGAAATCGGGACACTTCAGCCGGTAAAAAAAATCGCTGAATACTGCAGACCCAAAGGAATCCTGATCCACACGGACTGCGTGCAAACCTTTGGAAAAATCCCGCTGGACTCGCTGGCCCGGTCTGTCGATGCCTTTTCCATTTCTGGACATAAGTTTTACGGGCCAAAAGGAACTGGAGTGGCTTATGTCAATCCGAAACTTGCCTGGAAGCCGTACATTGACGGGACTGTTCATGAAAAGGGCTTCAGGCCTGGCACAGTGAATGTCCCGGGTATCGCCGCGATGACAGCAGCGGCCCAGAAAGCACATTCAATAATCAAAACGGAGAATGACAGACTCCATA
The nucleotide sequence above comes from Mesobacillus jeotgali. Encoded proteins:
- the tgt gene encoding tRNA guanosine(34) transglycosylase Tgt; its protein translation is MSAIRYELIKTCKQTGARLGIVHTPHGSFETPVFMPVGTLATVKTMSPEELVQMGAGIILSNTYHLWLRPGHEIVKEAGGLHKFMNWDRAILTDSGGFQVFSLSEFRKIEEEGVHFRNHLNGDKLFLSPEKAMEIQNALGSDIMMAFDECPPYPAEFDYMKKSVERTSRWAERCLTAHQRPQDQGLFGIVQGGEYEELRKQSAKDLVSMDFPGYAVGGLSVGEPKDVMNRVLEFTTPWLPSDKPRYLMGVGSPDSLIDGAIRGIDMFDCVLPTRIARNGTLMTSEGRLVVKNAKFARDFGPLDPNCDCYTCKNYSRAYIRHLIKTDETFGIRLTSYHNLHFLINLMEQVRQAIREDRLGDFRDEFFEQYGFNKPNAKNF
- the queA gene encoding tRNA preQ1(34) S-adenosylmethionine ribosyltransferase-isomerase QueA; the protein is MKVDLFDFHLPEELIAQTPLEQRAESRLMVLNKESGNLEHDIFKNIKHHLKPGDCLVLNDTKVLPARLFGMKEDTGAKIEVLLLKQLEGDEWETLVKPAKRVKEGTKIVFGDGLLTAVCTGEAEHGGRNLKFSYEGIFYEVLEQLGEMPLPPYIKEQLEDKDRYQTVFARERGSAAAPTAGLHFTEELLEEIKEMGVHIAFITLHVGLGTFRPVSVDSIEEHDMHSEFYQVTEGTALLLNNVREQGGRIITVGTTSTRTLETIATSNDGKFVAENGWTNIFIYPGYEFRAIDGMITNFHLPKSTLIMLVSALAGRENVLNAYNKAVEERYRFFSFGDAMLIL
- a CDS encoding DUF2905 domain-containing protein, yielding MTGAAKFIMIAGAVIFIIGFIMQFINIGRLPGDIVIKKGNTTFYFPIVTSILASIILSAIFYFIGRFR
- the ruvB gene encoding Holliday junction branch migration DNA helicase RuvB, whose translation is MEERIISSEAGEQDLSFEQSLRPQTLRQYIGQDKVKANLEVFIEAARMRRETLDHVLLYGPPGLGKTTLAAIIANEMGVNLRTTSGPAIERPGDLAAILTALEPGDVLFIDEIHRLPRTIEEVLYPAMEDFCLDIVIGKGPSARSVRLDLPPFTLVGATTRAGSLSAPLRDRFGVLSRLEYYNESQLTDIVVRTAELLDTEIDWLAAQELARRSRGTPRIANRLLKRVRDFAQVRGNGAVEETLAREALELMQVDRLGLDHIDHKLLKGIIEKYRGGPVGLETISATIGEESQTIEDVYEPYLLQIGFLQRTPRGRIVTEAVYRHFEMEVPER
- the ruvA gene encoding Holliday junction branch migration protein RuvA, which translates into the protein MYEFIKGTVDFVGPEYIVIENSGIGYQIMTPNPFVFTKDAGKEIRIFTYHYVREDLISLYGFKTREEKALFTRLLNVSGIGPKGALAILASGEPGQVVQAVENEDESFLVKFPGVGKKTARQMILDLKGKLHDLVPDYFPNLFNADEVAATISQSHEFDEAVLALMALGYSEKEIRKITPDLKKEQLTTDQYIKKALQKLLK
- a CDS encoding intercompartmental signaling factor BofC; the protein is MASINLIKAFSTAVMLLISLSGNGPVFQTEPVHAEKPDEAVREINEPLKVTIILQRIYLDGEMSEEKVEETIWSMEDFWAKYDKWQLVEMEANKAVFRQGIDDISPLLKSNGYFGLSDEGVLTIFNGRPDGSNIIQSFFQIDLGKLESIKRDQLKKGIPIRNKKCYEEVLETFKPYTVQERH
- a CDS encoding YhcN/YlaJ family sporulation lipoprotein, whose translation is MNKKMLLVPIASLITIGLSACNGDNEAAIQGTNRNQGQPLGYYSNEKGNEIDSMDDREGALTEIFDHNFGKEGAAEENRKRKMLQSRDENGNPPNPTVPRSDHDHNFFQKDNKYSRGDLNYHGHLSEHKGSGKAGIYTNSEQDNKLARKVGLAAESVDNVDKVRSVLFGREVKIAVTYKDKSLKKQTDKKIKNAVRPYTEGRDLRIIEDDGTISRTRNIDYDRKNGNPRESININP